The Rhizoctonia solani chromosome 1, complete sequence sequence CGGGCGTCTCTGCTTGCGAAATGCGGTAAGCCATGAGACGTTTCAGCTCGGATAGCGCTTTCTCAATTTCGGGAACCGTTCGGGAGCAGTATATTAATTTGCGTTTTGTAGGATAAAACTATCTGAAATGTCAGACAGCAATTATTTTGCATGGCCGATCAACTTACTTGCTGATAAGAGACAATAAGTGATAGCAAGGAGACAGTTTTTCCGGTACCTGAAGGCATTTCGAGGACACAGTGGCCCTAGCATGGTGTGAATATTCTTAATTTTGAGCGGCGAAGTATACAGGGCTTACTGTAGCGTCTAGAGTCCTCTTGAGGTCACACATGTAGGAGTATTGTTCTTAAGTGAATGTTATTCCCCTACAAGCCGTGGTGGTGAGATTGAACGGACCTGGGTATATTCGTTCATAAGGAAAGATTATCTGAAAATATATTCAGCCGGGTTTTCCTCCTTTGATGACTAGTAACTAACCGGAAGATCATCTATGAAAAACTTCATGTTAACGCTGTGGTGGCGAGAGTGTCGCGTCGATCTCGGTCACGTGGATCGAGGAATGGATCGGCAGGACCGTGACCGcattggcgctgccaagagCTTCGCGACGTCATGCAAAATGCAGTGCCTGCAGATGGTTAAATGCGGGGGGTCGACCGTACGATCCCTCAGTCTGCCATGAACTCACACCCTAATCACCAGTCCAACCTGGACGATAGCCCTCAACAGAACAACAGGCGCCGACTTGCCTTTATAGACCATCTCCCGACTTTCAGACAGTATGTACAGGACACATGGCTCGACTTACTGGTTGTTATTTGCGTGGGAGCGCTGGTATGTATCTCGAGTTACATGATCCTATGTTTTCTGCAACCTTACCTTGAACTATTAGGCATTAGGATTAAACTCGGCCGACAATGCATCTACGAGACAGTTTCCTATTATCTTTCGCGAAGACGGGGACGTTGTTTATCCTGTGCGGCATTGCGTTCATTGATACTCTTACCCTACCACAAATAGACGTTCTCCTATCCTCGCAGAAAATCTATGTGTGTTCAGCTCGTTATTCAAAATGGCGTTTCACTAACCTTTGGGTGCCAGCATTCCTATCTGGCTCGATGCACTCCTAGCCATATTAATACCTACGCTTTTCTTTATTATCGCTCAGATACGAGTTCGGTGAGTCTTTGAAGCGACGCTCTAAGGTGTTCAACACATGCTCAATTAAACTATTTTAGGTCGTTTTATGACTTTAATACTGCGTTCTGGGGGGTTATCTGGGCCATTGCGTCTACCACATTATTCCAAGTCTTCATCAAAACTTTGATTGGGGGGTTTCGGCCTCACTTCCTCTCAGGTGAGTCTCACTGCAAGGCTATGAACTACCCGAAATAACCCGACGCTGGAAGTTTGTAACCCTGATCTCTCGAGAATTGGATCGGGAACCGGCTTCCAAGGAATCATGTATGATATCTCTGTGAGTACATAGGTTACTGTTTATCATGTGGTCACCCAACTAAGGAAACCAAGATATGTTCACCCGATGCCAACAAAGCGCACCTGCGTGATGCTACCAAATCTTTCCCCAGTGGACACACAACCGCAGCTGCCGCAGGTTATGTCTATTTGAGCCTTTATTTCAACGCCAAGATGAAGATCTTCTCGGTTAGTGCTCTGTAATGCTATCCACACATCTCGGCACGGCACTGACCAAATCCTGTGCAGAATGAACGACCTCACTTCTATAAGCTACTCGTCTTTCTCGCCCCTTTACTCGGAGCTTGCCTTATCGGAGGAGTTCTAACAGTTGACAGTACGTACTCTCACAGTGCACTTCTAGGCACATGCTGAAACTAATACGCCCTAAGATTCACATCATTGGTACGATGTAATTGCTGGAGCTATCATAGGTACGATAGGCGCACTTTCTGCGTTCCGCATGTCATACGCTTCCATTTGGGACTATCGCTTCAACCACATACCTTTACCACGACCCAAGTCGGCATGGTCGCCATTCGGAACACATGATGGATACGCGAGCGGGTCGGCCATTAATACGGAGCCCAAGACAACTACTCCAGAGAACTTCTCGTACGCGACCGGGGTGCCTACTTTCCCGTCTTTCGCACATCCACGAGAGTGGTGTCCTGCTGGAGCACCGGGAGACGCATGGTCTCGAAATGAATTAATCAATGCGGATGCCAATTTCCAACGCCAGGCTCATTACGGAGCATAATGATAACTGAAAGGGCATCAGATATATACCCTTTGGCTACCTGTACATACATGGACACTGCATTCAATTTCTCTTAGGTCTAAATATGTTAGCGCCGactataagcgccaatgatTACTCTGCGAGCTTACCAACTAAGACTTCGATCAATTATTTAGCGAGCAGAGGTATATTCTACTATATTCAGGTAATACACCTTATAATACTCAAGCTACATTAGTATGGGTTTTTCCGAGCCCACAAATACGCTTGTGCCTTCAAGCCTGCTTCAATATTAATATGAAGTGAGTGGTTCACACCTTTTTGACGCATCAGGAAAAGTAATTGTCTATAGACGTCTACTGTAGCATATCTGTATCGCCCCCCCCCTGTGTGACAGTGCTACAATTCAGTCCACAAATATCTACCGTGGCAGTTAAATTTTACTGATACTTAGCATACCAAGCCCAAACAGACAAAAACAATACTATGCATAGGCCATTCCTGGCATCTTCGCCCAATATGAGCCGCCTGCAACTTTAAGCGTCCGAGACGCTTCCCAGCATTCGGTTTAAAGAGCCACAGGTCAACCGATTACTGTAGATATATAATAATAAAAATTGAAGATCTACAGCGAGTAGCACCTGAAGATACGCGTTGTATTGTTTGCTGGCTGGGGTCTCATAGTCACCAACAGTTTACTCATAGCCGACCCACCTTTGGAACCTCTCATCGAGTCACAAGCCAAGGAGATGAATGCCGTGCCGAAAACCGAAATATTCCAAAAGCAACAACtcaattccagtggtatgtAATATCACATATCATCCATGTCAACTATAGCTCACGAAAGACGTACACTTTGATTTTCAGGTTGACAAGGTCCCTTGGTATGGGAGGTAAGATCTGCATATGCAACGAACTCCAGAGCCAAAATATACATGCCCTTCGTAGGGATTGCGAGAGGTCGTGTGCCCATTCACCCACGTCAAGAGAAACAGCAAACCAGAGATACTCGGTCTATTCCCGGGGTTCAAATCGAGAGTTCGTTCGCCGAAACGATGATTCTGAGCCACGCTTTTCTCGTAGCCCATTCTATAACTTACCTTCTCACCACCTGACAATAGGATGAATTTTTGGGACGGTGCAACTTTGAATCAGACATGCGACTAAAGGCCCGCATCGAAAGAGTCCTGGACCATATCTTTGGGGACTGCTTTGAGAGCGGAGATACAGTTGAGTTTACTGTGTTACTTGCCGTGTGCTACTCACGGGGCTTACATGACCTTTTTAAACACATTGAACCACATCAATAACTATAGACAGTGAGGTAGCAATGGCGATCCTTCGTATCATCGGTCGCAGTATTTTTTTTTCCCTGCGGCTCGGGGCAGTACCTCTTGTCGTTAAAGCCACCTGGAATCATTCACCCGAATGACTGGGGGGATGCACATGTATGGTGGCCTTTTCCTTAGTTGGCGTTGGCAAACCACAACTCAGGGTACGCGCAGTTGTCGGGAACTATGAGGTTTCCCCTGAATAACTTACTCTAGGATCTTTCCATCTGCCCCCTTGGTATGATCTTTTGAGGCTGTGGCTTAATGTACTAGGAAATGATGACACATGTACGGCGGAGCCTTGCACGACTTGATGAACAAAGTTAACCGCGTATACATTAGTGTATATTTGTTCTGTTTGTATTTTACAGCTAAATTAAATGACCCCAGATCTATCTGAAAGCAGCtttttttgccttttttgTTAGATCTTGCTTCGTCTATGCTAGGTGACATGACCGACATATGACTCTCGTGTGAACTGTAGGTGTATATGTAAACTTGACCATACCTAGTTTGCTCAACCTGCTGTCTTTTGTTTACCACGACCGCCGATATCCGACAGAGCATCCAAAAGCCTGGTATTATGTCAATAGGTACATAGGGCTGTGGATTGGTGAATCCAGGTACAAACTGATGCACGAGGTGTCGGAAACATTCGATTATTTGATGCCTAGACATAGAGTTGTCACTGATTGCAAATCTGTATATGAACAAGTTGAGTCACTATTTATTCTAGCTGCATACAGATACACAGATACGCGCATACATGCTGTTGGCGAATCCTTGGATAGTGACCTGTGCTGTATAGAATCGGACAAGCGCCATATCCACGCGGGGGTCGTATTTGCAACCATAGGTGAAGATACACTTACGTTGGTTTCTTGGTGGTATTGACATATGTGGGCTCCAAGTTGCAAGATTTGAATGTCAAATTCGGTCAGACGGAAATCCTCAACACAGTAAACTCTCAGAATCAGATGCTAAGTATCGTCCCGTGACTGCTGCATCTTGCAAGTTGTGATAGGGGTTACTGGTTGTTGCCGGATTTGTGTAGTACGCATTGTAAGTTGTAACGGTGTACTTTGATTTCAATTGATTTTAATAACGATATTTATGGACACTAGTAATGCATAGATAGGTTTATGCGTAGATTTACATTCCATCGCGTCACTAGTTTAAACACTGAATTTGCAAATCAGAAGCTATGCTCTTATGGTGGCCGCCCAGTATGGTATTCCCACTTTTAAACGGTCTCCCAAATCCCACTCCGGTGGCCGGATCGATGTCCAGAACGAAATATGTGAGCATTAAATATGGGATGGCTTCGATGTTACCATAGGGTATAAACCAGCCGCCAAATGCATACACAATGTCTCTACCTGCTTTTCAAATAGGAAAGTATATTTGCTTGGGAAGGGGCAAAAACGCTCCACCTTGGCCAACCTTAATCCACTGTATCTTTACCCCTAACCCGGGTAAATTACTGGGTCAAAATACGGGGCAAGACAGGGTACCTAATTAGTTTGAATAGTCGCGGATTAGACAACTGTTCTAACGCACGTATCAAACTCACGGTCCGTAACAGCCTCGAGAGCATAAGTAGCACCCCTATGTGTGCCGTGCCCAGTAGTATATTGGAAAACTTCTGGTGCTGTGATTCCGCAGATCATGCCCCAACTAACCAGCCCCAACAGCTGGTGCTGCTGTCGCCGACATCCAGGCTCAAATTTCGAATAGTTTAAAAAATGAAAACGTTGCACAGTTAATCAGCGCTTTTAAATCATTATACCTCAATGGCTTCGCATTCTGTGTAGGATCTTCCTGTACATAATTCTCGCGTACACCCACTGTAAGTATAGGTCATGAAATCATTAGTCATTTGGTTCAACGTAGGTACATGCATCGTCTGGCGTTGCGGTTGAGATAGTACCGGCATACCAATTGGTTGCTAGTCTATGGCGGACACGCTACCTTTAGCTAGAGCTATTAGCCAGTTCGAGACTGGGCCGGATCCTAGTGGCGGGCACGACCATCGGCCATTGATTTACGGTGCTCTCAATTGGAGCATTCGGGAGCCGCGAACTAGCACGGCTCAACCGTTCCTTAATCAATAGCAAAGGGTGCAACTACAACTCTGTGAGAGAGACAAAAGTTAGCCCGCTAATTGACTCGGACCATAATTTACTTTGAACTCACCAACTAGAAGCCGACCAGCTGCCCGGCTGGGACTAGTAGATCGTACCGAAGGGTAGGTAAAGGGCCATATGGAGTAAGGATACCACAACTCGCGGAGGAGGGGAATGAGAAGAGCTGTATCATGCACCACGTAGCTGGGAGCTGAGCCTGGGCGTAGGCGTAGGCATGTGCGTGGGCCGATTTCAACTGTGCACGGCTCAACGTGACGGAACGGACGTGCTCTCAGAACACAGAGATGGATGTGTAAGGGTGCTGGCCAGCAAGTGGTAGCTCTCGGAGCTGTCGTCGCCTGTGTTACCTACGTGCTGTGGACGTTCAAGGGTCTGCCAGGTTGGTAATGAGCGTGCATAGAATCACAGATCCTATACACGGCTAGATAGGCGACTACTTCCACGGGTTACGCAGGAACGACCGGCGGGGACGgggttggggatgaattgatATTTCGGATGGGAGAGGGGATATGGGATACTCGACCAATACTGGGGATGCTTCACGGCCACTACCAGATTTCAAAGAGCGCGACGGAACTCGAGGGAGTACAGCCATAAGAGAAGAGGCAGTCCAACCAAGTTTAGGTCGTTTGGGATGAGGGGTGGGGGAAGTCGGTAGTTGTTGAGATGACGATTTGGATGAAGAACGAGAAGAGAGGTCGGTTGGCGTAGTGGGTTGAGAGATGAATGGTGCAGCTACGACGCGAGGACGAGTACTTGCGCTGGTGAAGGATGATCGGCGCTCTGATGGTGGGGGTGCGGGAGTAGAAGGGAAAGGAAGTGGTACCAGCGGCGTCGATCCATCGATCGGCCGCGATAGGCCAGTCCGCTTCCAGCTCCAACTAAGAGTGCTCGCTTGTTCACTCTGAACTGGATGATCCTCTTGAGACTCGGCAGTAGACCGAGGGTTCGACTCAGTTGTGCTCCGGGTGGCCGTTCTCCATGATCGGGATGACATGGTCATGAATGAACGGGGAGAATCGACAGCGGGAGGAACATTAGGTTTGGGTGATCCAAGTGGGTCGAGTGGCGCATAATATGAATCGTTCGTAGGAGTACCGTTTCGTGTGGGGGCGGCTGTGGAAGGCCAGGGAATTGAGGGAAGAGGTTGACCAGTCGTCCCTGTCTTTGCAATTGACCCTAACGACGACGAAGTGGATGGAGTAGATGAGGTTCGGCTGGAAGCTGGCCTGGTCGAAGGGTCGGGGATTATTGGTAGGGGATTGTGAGAAACAGAGGACGGGGTCGAGGGGGTGCGGAAGGGAATTTAATTGGGATAGGAGTGGCTTTGCTTGTGGGCGGACGGGTGCCTGAACTGGCTTGGCTACTTGCGCTCGACGGAGGATAAGGATTCGAGGGGCGAGGAGGGAGAAGAGAGGGTTGTCTAGAGGGTATCGTACCAGGGGTCTGAGTCGCCTCCGGACTAACGGCTGGAACAGGCTTGCTATTCGACACGCCGAGAGGGCGACGGCTTTCCTTTGCCCTAGGACGATCGACGTCCCTTGTGCGGGTCTTGGTACGAGGGACCTCATAGATGACTTCGCAAGGTTGGCGCGCAGGATGTCGCTCGCGCGTGTCGCGCTTGTGACGGGACCGGTGCACCTTTGTCGGAAGTGGGGTAATACTAAGCATAGTCCAAGTTTAatgcatgtatgcacacCAGCACAGTAAACAAAAAGCGCACCTTTGTAGCTCGCACTTGTCACAGCGACGGTTCGCGGGCGGCTTGATTAGCAACACGCGAGGACCAAGCTTGATAGTGCAGGGACAAAGAATTCCTTGACAATCCTCTGGATGGCATATGCTCTGGCGACATGAAGGAAGGAGACAATCAACGAACTCGACTTCCCTTTGGAGGCGAGACGCATAGGTTAGGTGACCATGTATACGATCAAATAGTATCGCAGACTTACAAGATCTCGACGCAGCCGCATAGCCGGTAGCGTAATCCACTCGCTCGTTCGAAACACATATTGGTCGGTGAAGAGACACCACAGATAATTGCAGGCGGCAGTGGGTAAACAAATGATAGTGAGATTCAGAATCCAACTCTGATCATATTCCAGGGCTAGAGTGCATAGGGCGGAAGGGAGAGGGGGAGAAAGTGGAGGACAGAGCGCTCCCAGAGTGGCCACTTAAAGCAATTTCTCACCCAGCTCATTCCACATAGAACCCAGCCCCACGATCAGTTGTATATCAAAGGTGTGATAAACTAGATTGGGTCGATAACTAAACGTCCGGCAGTGCCTTCCGAGTGTTTTTTCAAGCCTCGAGGCGAAATCGTCATCGCTATTAGTGTCACGCGGGCGCTTAACTTCCTATGTTGGAAAAGATATCAAGGACAAAGCTTAAAAAATTTTCTGGCACCTCCCGAGGCGTGTCGGCAAACACGTGGCTGCCATGGTGTTCTACTGGTGCTGTGCCTTCTCCTGTACACAAAGACCAATCAGAACCGAACCGAGCTGAGCGAAACACACGAGCTAAGAAACCGAAATATAGACGAGAGGCCTTGAGGCATGATGCTACCAATTCGGAGATTATCATGATGATCCCCTCCATAATTTTATTCCCGAGGGTTCCCCCCTCACATGCTGTTCAATATAAGCTTACTCATTAGAATTACATCGGGCCACCCATAGTGGGGGCAGACTCATGCAAGGTACATCCCATAGCCCTAAGCACCCACTTCTGCGACAGCAGTCCTCGTGGCTCCAGAACTTGTACCAGACCCTGCAGCTGTTTTGCGGGCTTGGGCAATCACCTTGCCCACTTCACCCAaattggttttccattgTAGAAGCTGGGCCTCCAGATCTTGCCACTGAGATACCTCGAACGCACGAGTCGAAGAACGCGTGATATGGATCGACCTGGTAGCTTGGGACAGCTTACCCCCAATTAGCTTGTGTCGAATGGCTATTGATTCTGTCAGGATGATGGATCTGCGCCATGACGTATAGAACGTACCATCAATAGCCCACGTTTCGACTTGGGTATCTTCAACTTGCAATGCTGAAGCGACTTCGGCATATGGGACATCGCGCCCAATCTTCCCGGACGCAATAGAAGCCAATGTCAAGAGGCGGATCTTTCGGAGCAGCGTATCTTTGTCCATCCCTATGTTGCCAACTGAATAAGCGTCGCGTATTGTTTGGACAACGAAGATCACTTGCCGAATTCCGACAATGTAGATGCATGCTTGGCCTCCCATTCATGGAACTGTGCCAAATCTCCTGACGTGAACACCCTAAGGAGAGCAAACAGAGGATGGTCTTTGGCAGCCTGAAGGGTATCCACTCGGAGAAGGCTACCAAGCTCGAATATCGAGGGCTCAGAAACCGCCGATGAAATCACCCGGGTCGAAGCTTCGAGTGCTTTTGGAGACGAAGCAGAAACCGAGCGGAGGTAAGCAAGTTGGTACCCGTATGCCGTATCACTGGGGTTTAGCTCGGGTTAGAACTCAGCGGTGAATTTTCAAAATGTGGGGGAG is a genomic window containing:
- a CDS encoding PCI domain-containing protein, translating into MDKDTLLRKIRLLTLASIASGKIGRDVPYAEVASALQVEDTQVETWAIDAIRHKLIGGKLSQATRSIHITRSSTRAFEVSQWQDLEAQLLQWKTNLGEVGKVIAQARKTAAGSGTSSGATRTAVAEVGA
- a CDS encoding lipid phosphate phosphatase 1, whose amino-acid sequence is MNSHPNHQSNLDDSPQQNNRRRLAFIDHLPTFRQYVQDTWLDLLVVICVGALALGLNSADNASTRQFPIIFREDGDVVYPTFSYPRRKSIIPIWLDALLAILIPTLFFIIAQIRVRSFYDFNTAFWGVIWAIASTTLFQVFIKTLIGGFRPHFLSVCNPDLSRIGSGTGFQGIMYDISICSPDANKAHLRDATKSFPSGHTTAAAAGYVYLSLYFNAKMKIFSNERPHFYKLLVFLAPLLGACLIGGVLTVDNSHHWYDVIAGAIIGTIGALSAFRMSYASIWDYRFNHIPLPRPKSAWSPFGTHDGYASGSAINTEPKTTTPENFSYATGVPTFPSFAHPREWCPAGAPGDAWSRNELINADANFQRQAHYGA